TGAGAGGTGAGGGGAATGCAGCACAGGGGCTATTGGCAATCACCTCCTCCAGTCATTATTAGTCATCTCGTTGCTGCTTTGGGAGAGAACCTGAGCAGCTTGGGAGGAAGCCATGTTCAGCCAGCAGGCAGACGCAGGGACAGATAGTGAAAAGGGGTGATTTGTCTCCGGTGCCCAGAGAGGATCAGCCATCTTCTGATGACTCTGACAGCCAGACGGCTTCTCAGGGGGACTGGCAGACATCCGCACACCAGCATTAACCTTCAGTTCTGTCAGGCTTCCTCTCATCCCCCCCCGGTTTTTTAAAACACTGAACTTGTCATTCTGAAGACGAGGGGGCTTTTTAAGAATCCCCAGCGCAGCCAGCGAACACCATTCACTATAAAATACAGGAGGATGAAGTGTCTGAGGTCCTGTCAGGATTTTGGAAGTTCTTTCTGGGACATTGTGGGGTTGAAAGCTTCTCAAAGCACTCTCACTTTTTAAAGCGAGTGGCAGACTGATTAGACCCCGTGAAGAATGGGTTTTATGAGCGCTCTACACCGGGGACTGGTGGGCGTCCTCAGATGAATATCGCTGTGGTCTGAATTTCTCTTTCACCCCTGAAATGTGGACTTGTCTCTGATCCAAAGATTTTTTGGAAGATTAGACGATTAACTTTAAAAGGATTCTTTCTTATGTGAAAAAGCAGCTGTTTGTCCACcataaaagacagaaaatataGTGTAACTCTCCTTTTTAAATTTCTCATTTGCTTGCTTGCAAAATGCCAAAAAGAAAAGCACCTTGAAATAAGATGAGATgctcatacactggaaaaaatgcccctccaaaaataagtaaaaatacaacaaatacaagacgtttttgcttgaaataagcaaaaaatctgccaatggaactagtgaaaattggcttgtcaagatttcttaaaataagatgtgatatttaggacttttgagataaaagtgatcttgaaattagcttaaaaacctcttcaaatgtaaaaaaaagcaagtttcatatgatatgtgacttaaaaccatttgttttcaagactttttcatttaacaagatattccagatgtattgtcttcaaacaagtccctatatctggctgaaatagtacttgttaggcagttgtgtcttatattaagtgtaatgagataatttgactagaaattagacaaatatacttggtaagactgtgatttttttcagtgtataaGTCTATAAAATAACAGATACGCTCTTTCACTCATGGTTTTCAGtgttaaaaaactaaaaaacttcATTTGAACCAATAATACAGCCATGTGAGGACGCTTGTGCTCCATGCTCAAATAAATTCTGTGTTAAAGACACTCTAAAAAAGGTCAGTCAAATAAAATATTcgttctttttaaaaaatgagagAGTGTGTATGGGGGGGGACTTCCTCTGTAAGAGGAGATAAAAACTGTCTTACAGGTCAGGGGACGAACTAAGGGAGTCGATTCATTCCAGGAAGGGAGTCGATGTATCCTGGAATAACTCAGAATCtgagctttttcattttaagatcaTAAAGGATCCCCTCCATACAGCGGCCGTGTGTTGGTGGGAAAGCGTTCAGCCTCCAGGTGAGCCGGCTCATGAGGGGCAGAGATGCCTCAAACCTCTGCTGACAGCCTGGGACGGATGGCTTTGCTTATCGCATCAGAACTTCACTTCCAAAAAGTCGTGAATTTGTGTCATAGACAGACGATGGTTTGCATCTGTTGCAGGTTACTCAAACTGCGGGTTAATTTAGCATATGTATAGTAGATTCTATGGAGGACTTTGCATGTTTGTTCTATGACatctttgttcccacagccataaggctttttaacagtgactgctgagttcttctcaaattgattgattgatttttgtttttaatttaatttaatttaatttgtttatttatttatttagttagtcattttattattattataattagtagtaatagtagtagtagtagtagtagtagtagtagtagtatttttattagaatcggtattattattgttgttgttaatatacaatcattgtaaatactaataattttttgagctacttgactaatttgaatttcccccattggggggattaataaagtatttttctattctactcaattctattctattctatgtttCTCTGTATATAAAACAGAGATTCCTTCAGTTTGGGGTCCGTAAATGTGAGGGGTATCAGTGTGGGTTTCAGGGGGACGAAAGTCTTTAATCTGGAAGAAATTAAGGAGGTGGTGGTTTGGGTTCACACTTCCATTATTGTGATAAACACCGCTGTTCTACAGCTTTTTCACCTGTGCCAGGTTCTGAACGATGGGTGGAGATTTCAGCATCTGTACTGACGTAGAATCTGAAAGCCGAGGGGCACAGAGCTGCCATCACGGTGCAATTTCAGGGTGTGTGTGTCAGTCTGTTGTCCTAACGAGGCATCAGATGTGTTTAATCGAGATGAAGATAGATGATGAATGATGAATGGATGAAAATAATTCCAGAAATGAGAATAGTCTGAAGAAGAGTCCACATGGACACAAGCTGTGGGCCGACATCACTGACTCTCACAGAAACTATGAACTAAAGGTACATCAGAGGGTTCCAGCTACAGAAAGAGCCAGCAGGCGTTTAGTTtcttttagaatagaatagaaaaatactttattcatcccccaatggaggaaattcaaattagtcaagtagctcaaaaaattattaatatttgcaatgattgtatataaacaacaacaataataataccaattctaataaaaatactactactaactaataataataataataataataaatgactaaataaaaataataataataataatttatacgGTCTAACCTGAGAGCTGCAGCACATATTCAGGTATTTTTAGTCGTATTCAGGCTGCAAAAAGAAGATTCCTTTTGTGGGACCTGAagctaaattaaacttttacctgATTAAAGAGCTCCTCGTACAACATGTCCGACTTCTCCACCTCTGTCTCCGGATCTGTCGCTGCATCTGCATCCCAGGACGTtatactgttaaaaaaaaggccGGTTTAGTAACTGGTAAGCTCCATGTATGGAGGAAGTTGATGCAtatattctaaatgtgacgGATTAACTGATCGGATCTGCTCACACAGTCCCACCTGTCACAGTTCTCCGTGTCCTGTCGGGGGTGAAGGGGGCTCTGAGTTGGGCCGCCGTTATGTGAACTGTCCTTTTGTTTCTCAGCTTTCTTCTCCAGCATGCTGACCTGTCTCAGCAGACCTTGTTTCTCCTCCATCAGACGGTCTTTGAACCTGTAGAAGTCAGTAATTCACAGTGTGAGCTCCAGgctgcagaggtgggtagtaacgagttacatttactccgttacatttacgtttttgaaaaaattacacttctaggagtagttttaaatctctatactttttacttttacttgagtagatgtgtgcagcagaaactgtcctcttactccgctacattaggctacaatgagctggttacttttcttcttacctctttggtattctacgcctcattatttttatccctcgcgtacgcctcattttaatgttttattctgacagagagagagacttccgccaaaggctctaccacctgactgtgttccaccaatcagacgcagccgtgcagtctggtcacgtgaccgtactcaatctcagcggcgggacgggttagctttagcattagcagtcgtagcaaacaaacaaagaaacagatgaaaaatgtcagaaccaacggtgggaaatgaagacgcagacgaggcctcatactgaaagcatgtttaccttacaaagagtgagaaacagcagctacattatgtgtcttctgtggcaaccaaaacaaacgcacatttcagcagaaactcaacatctaacttgaggaaacatgtagcggtaagtttcctaaactcgttttttcccccatggataggtgaatgtttgttttttaggttacatatgggttacatatgttttaaacatttcctaagtctcttttattttttattgaactccttgaatttacctggattattttaatttaagctattttgtaattaattaattatttttaatttattttatcaattggatgaactctaattggcctaaagatgattatttagtatttttgtctgtctgattgaatgcttgtgttaacaaataaatcagacgttactcaacagttactcagtacttgagtagttttttcaccaagcgcttttttactcttactcaagtaattatttggatgactactttttacttttacttgagtcatattattctgaagtaacagtacttttacttgagtaaaatttttggctgctctacccacctctgcccaGCCGTCACTGGGGCAGAGGTGGGTACACCTCGGACACTCCTAGGGAcgatttagagtcaccaattaacctgacatgcatgttttttgggcggtgggaggaaaTGACAGACAATTGGCTGCTTTTAGACAGTCAGCTGCGTGTGTTTCCTCTGTGGAAAGGTAAGCCACCTCTTCACGCTGCAGATCCAGTAGCGCTGCTGCTGACAAAGCCACTCGAACTGCTCGGCCGTCTCCTGCAGTTTCCTCAGACTCCCCTCGTTCTCCTGCTGCAGTTCTCTCACCTCAGAAGCACAAGACAGATGACATCACTTCATTTCCCCTCCCCTGAAACCAGGATGTGATGAAGACAACAAAATCAGGAAACGGTGATTGCAGTGTGTAAATACAGATTAGAGAAAAGGCTCGTGCATCACAGACGGATCACAGTAACCCGCTGGCCTCGATCCCCTGAAAAAGAAAACGCTCTCATTTAAGTTTTCATCTGACGTCTTGGTCTTATGCTGATGTCTTAAACGAAACATAACTGCAGAACTGGATGGTTGATGAAGTGGTTGGAGCAGAGGCCAAGTGTAACTAAAAGGAAACCCCTGAGGAATTATTCACCAATAACCAGACACAAAACTCACGCCAACAAAATCTGAGCTACGATGGTCTCTATGGAGGTGGCAGCTCTTTAATGTGGTGTAAATTTGAACCTTGATcttttattcatccatccacccattttcTAAACCTGCTTAATACAGTTCTGGGTCCCATTGGTCAAGAGGTGCACCTTGGATGGatgaaattaattattttattaatttgatCAGCAACTAAATTAGCCTGAAACGTGGAGAAATTATCCCAGTTGAATAAAAAGCTGTTCAAAGTTTTTCCACTTACTGTCTGATTGTGTTGGACTGGAAAAGTCCAAGAAGTGATGAACAAATTGTCAGATTGTGACATCTGCTGGACAAGAAACGACACTGCAGCCATTGAGCAGCAGCATCACCCTGCTTTATAAATCAGATAATCAGTTCAAAAGTCCTGGATTACACAGCTAATGGCTGAAAATAGCTCTGAATCCCTCCAGCTGGATGTTTGTTCTGGGTTTCCTGCTGCAGAATCTGTTCATTTTCTAATCTTGTTTCTTCCATTTTTCCTGGTAAAGGATTGTATTGGTTTGGAGCTCCTCCTGAACGTATCCTTAAACTCTATGATATTGACACTTGATGCTTTCAGACCTATATTTTCATGCATGTTTCATCACTTTGCTGATTGACAGACAGTAGACATTCAGCACTTTCTTGCAGGGAAATAAAATAACACCGTAGTATTTAACTTAATGTTTTAATAAATTAgcctctctgtgagctttttaTTGCCTTTGAAGTTCTCAGATCACAGAATTAGTCTCTCAGAAGTCATCATTGCTTAACTATCGTTAGAACACACATTAGATCTTACAGAGAACCCCGCAGGCCTCTCAGCTGAACTTTTTCTGCATTACTGGTCAAAGCTAAACATGGTTAGCAGGTTATGGAAACACATTAGAGCCGTTGTTTTAAGGGACGAACAAAAGGGAAAGAGAGCCGTTACACAGCAGGAGCAGAGGGGGCTCTGCAAGAAATGCTAAGATTAAATATGTGTGTTCATGAGCATAAACTCACAGAAAACGAAGAGCATCAAGAGTCAAAAGAACAACATGTTGGTGCAGAAACGTGACCGTTCAGTCTGCCTGATGTGAGGCTCAACTATCAACCTGTTAAAGTCTGTTTCCTGTGAGCTCACCGGACCGGATGGACTCAGTCTGCACCGGATGGACTCAGTGTGGACCAGATGGACTCAGTCTGCACCGGATGGACTCAGTCTGGACCGGGTGGACTCTGGACCGGGacaatgctgctgctgcttcatctcATCAGAATCACTAAGCTCTGCTGTTTGCATCAGATCGGGAGCGTTTCACAGCCCATAATCAACTCATTATCTGTGATTCTGGGCAAAAACCAGCGTTTCCTAACAGCTAAATGTAAACAAAGTCTGATTTGATGAGCTCATAAAGCGCAGGAATAGCATGTGTGGTGGGATGTGGTGAAGAGATGTACTCAACAACAAAGATAATTAGTCAGATGTACATttttgtgtgtgggggggggggttgaacaCAGAATAATCTGTTCTTCACCTCAGTTCAGAGCATTTATCTTGGAAACATTGGGTTGTGCACGTGAATAATTGTGCTTTATAGATAAATTTGTGTTGCTGACCAACATATAGCATTAAGAGAGGGAGCTGCTTCTCTTGAATGAATTTATGGGGTTTATTTGTAGTGAACATTTATGTTTATGAGCTTCAGTGGACATTTTTATACACATGACTCATCGGATTCTTCATTGTGACTATTTAgtaccttttcttttcttattcatCATGCAGAGAAATGTTTAACTTTGACTCACTTCAGTCCTAAACTTTGATGTCTCACCTCCTTCTGATGAGCTTTCCGGAGATCCTCCACCTCCCCTTTAAGGCTCCTGTTGATGgcctgcagctcctccagctccACCGTCTTACTGTTTATTTCAAGCAGAAGAAGCTCGAATTAATCTGTTATTTACCATCAGTCACTGACCTTCTGTAATCCTGTCCCACCGCTCCATGCACATGTCCACTtccaagcacaaacaaagaaaaaaacggcTGTCTAACACTTTCTAACAGATGTAAGACATCAACTTTGCTGTGTGCTGTTTAGCTTTGAGGCCGTTTTTCATTCATCTTCAGCGAATATCAGACTTTACTTTCGACTGGAAAGCAGTTATGAAACACAGTCGGTTCCTTGAATGTTTACAGCTTTTTGAAAGAACCGTCAGTCATCTTGATTTCTATTTCCAACCCTCAAAGATAAGCAGATGTGTTGGAATTAAAAAGAATCCACGagacaaattcagaaaaaaaagcaaatcctAAGCTTTCTGCGGATGTTTATATTTCTTTCATCCGTCTTCCTGAATTCAATTTGTGATGACAATTTCTGACACTAATCCAAAGCTCTGCGGTGAATTTAAGTGAGCAGAGTGAAGGGACAACTGCTTTCTGCTGACTTGTAGCTGCACGTCCAAGCTTGATATTTTTGTTCAGACTCGAGCCGGAGGCCATTTTTCCTCTTTGCGGGTTTAAAGAGCAGCTGGCGACAGGCTTCACTTTGGCTTCGGCCTTTtaaatgcttcttctttttctttttttctgtttgtagtCGTATCTGAGTTCATGTCCATTTTGGTTAAGTTTTAACAGCTGTGAGGAACATGAAGgaatgtttttaaatcaaaccgTGAACAGTTCAACATCCCAAACAACGGATTGTAATTGATATTACAGATATGTTTACAGATATTTTGTTATTGCAGTTTCAGTTAGTTTTGTATTGTGTCTTTAGAAGTGGTGAAATCACCATGGAGCTGTTCTAGGATTTTCCAGGTCTGTGGCAGTAATTtgtcatctctctctctctctctcaatcCCGAAAATGAATCGGTTGATTATTCTGATAATCAAAAGACAACACAGAGACTGTAGAGTGACAATGGGAATACAAAGAGCAGCTGAGCAGCAACAACAGCTCCAAGGACAATCCCAAATTAGCCCAGACGGATGCAGAACAGCCATAAAGACCAAAATAACTGCCGAGATCTGCAAAACAAAACTTAAAAAGGTCGAGACTGACCTTGAAATTACATCGAACACAAGCCAGGAGATGCAGAATTTCCACAATGAGATGTATAAAAAGATATATAACAACTTTTTAGAGGAGCAAAACGGCTTCAAATGAGCAGAATAATCACAAAAGATTAGATAAGTAAAGAcctatgaaaataaataaatgaactcAGTATTACCCACCCATTTACAGGACCTTTAAATATTCTGAGCTTTAAGACGTTagagctgctataggcctaccTGCGCAGCTCTGCGTGTAGGCCCTCTGTCAGTGCAGCTCTGCACTGGGCCTCAGCACGCAGCTCTGTCTGGAGGCTCTCTGCCACCACAGTTCGACGCTGGGCCTCAGCATGCAGCTCCTCCACCAGGCCCTCCAGCTTCACCTCGGAGCTCTGCAGACACAGCAGCTCCAAGCTCACCTGCCGCAGCAGCTCCGCATCCCGAGAGCCCTCCTCCGCCAGCAGGAC
Above is a genomic segment from Odontesthes bonariensis isolate fOdoBon6 chromosome 13, fOdoBon6.hap1, whole genome shotgun sequence containing:
- the LOC142397409 gene encoding uncharacterized protein LOC142397409: MRRFFRAHRDEDYSQIQYLTAKCTRLAHDKAVLDREFLVSRERERKRQNDLEAVTTRLLQQEQLNIELRMNQDQLISRIHQQQNLVELLQQRVVLLAEEGSRDAELLRQVSLELLCLQSSEVKLEGLVEELHAEAQRRTVVAESLQTELRAEAQCRAALTEGLHAELRSKTVELEELQAINRSLKGEVEDLRKAHQKEVRELQQENEGSLRKLQETAEQFEWLCQQQRYWICSVKRFKDRLMEEKQGLLRQVSMLEKKAEKQKDSSHNGGPTQSPLHPRQDTENCDSITSWDADAATDPETEVEKSDMLYEELFNQAGSPINRYHKPP